A single Fusobacterium hominis DNA region contains:
- the pstC gene encoding phosphate ABC transporter permease subunit PstC: MFSIRKTKDIGMKYTLFGIGVSNIIIIFLIFLFIFLNGVKFFSEYPISKFLFGTKWISLSNYFGLLPLLVGSFWVTLIALLISVPVGIFTAIYIAEYASPRMRTLLKITIETMSAVPSVVLGFLGLYVLSGVVKDIFNLNSGLTALSGGIMLAFMAIPTIVSIADDSLIALDKSYKEASLALGANKIETIVNVLLPAAFPGIFAGIMLGFGRIIGETLTVLMITGNSPILATTPLSPVRTLTATIAAEMGEVVNGSTHYYALFAIGLILFLISFITNSIADRFIQKSRKLG; the protein is encoded by the coding sequence ATCAGAAAAACAAAAGATATTGGTATGAAATACACTCTTTTTGGAATAGGTGTTTCTAATATAATTATCATATTCCTTATCTTTTTGTTTATTTTTTTAAACGGTGTTAAATTTTTTAGCGAGTATCCGATATCAAAATTTTTATTTGGGACAAAATGGATATCTCTTTCAAATTATTTTGGACTTTTACCACTTTTAGTAGGTTCATTTTGGGTGACATTAATAGCATTATTAATTTCTGTACCAGTTGGAATATTCACAGCAATTTATATAGCTGAATATGCATCACCTCGTATGAGAACTTTACTTAAGATAACTATTGAGACAATGTCTGCTGTTCCTTCAGTTGTTTTAGGATTTTTAGGACTTTATGTCTTATCTGGAGTAGTAAAAGATATCTTTAATTTAAATAGTGGGCTGACAGCTCTTTCAGGTGGAATAATGCTTGCATTTATGGCAATTCCAACTATAGTTAGTATTGCTGATGACTCACTAATAGCTCTTGACAAATCATATAAAGAAGCATCTCTTGCATTGGGAGCTAATAAAATTGAAACAATTGTAAATGTATTACTACCTGCTGCATTTCCTGGAATATTTGCAGGAATAATGCTTGGATTTGGACGTATTATTGGAGAAACATTAACTGTACTTATGATAACTGGAAATTCACCAATACTTGCTACAACTCCACTTTCTCCAGTTAGAACACTAACAGCTACTATTGCTGCTGAAATGGGAGAAGTTGTAAATGGAAGTACTCACTATTACGCTCTTTTTGCAATAGGTTTAATTCTATTTTTAATAAGTTTTATCACTAACAGTATAGCTGATAGATTTATTCAAAAGTCAAGAAAACTAGGGTAG
- the pstA gene encoding phosphate ABC transporter permease PstA, which yields MILIKKKNEKIVETLIKLVGILSIMPVFFIIGYIIYKGIPAISWDFIMDMPKDGMRAGGIYPAIIGTLLLTLGTILVSVPFGILTGIYLVEYAKDNFLTRIINLTIINLAGIPSIIYGLFGMALFVIFLGFGVSIISGALTLGIMCLPVIITSTREALLSIPKGLREASLALGATKWETITKIVLPAALPGTLTGVILSISRAAGETAPIMFTAVAFYLPFLPESPWDQVMALPYHLYVISTQVPNMPIQNMEGTLFILVVITIGFNLLGAAVRYKFNKKS from the coding sequence ATGATATTAATAAAAAAGAAAAATGAAAAAATAGTTGAGACATTGATAAAATTAGTAGGAATTCTCTCTATAATGCCAGTATTTTTCATTATTGGATATATAATATATAAAGGAATTCCTGCTATTTCTTGGGATTTTATTATGGATATGCCAAAAGATGGTATGCGTGCTGGTGGTATTTATCCAGCTATTATAGGTACATTACTTCTAACTTTAGGAACTATTTTAGTATCCGTTCCATTTGGTATTTTAACAGGAATATATTTAGTTGAATATGCAAAAGATAATTTTCTAACGAGAATAATTAATCTTACTATTATAAACTTAGCTGGTATTCCAAGTATTATATATGGCCTTTTCGGAATGGCACTATTTGTAATATTTTTAGGATTTGGAGTATCTATTATATCTGGAGCATTAACTTTAGGAATAATGTGTCTTCCTGTTATTATAACATCTACTAGAGAGGCTCTTTTATCTATTCCTAAAGGATTAAGAGAAGCATCTCTTGCATTAGGGGCTACAAAATGGGAAACAATTACAAAAATAGTTTTACCTGCTGCACTACCAGGAACTTTAACAGGAGTAATTTTAAGTATATCAAGAGCAGCTGGAGAAACTGCACCTATTATGTTTACTGCTGTAGCATTTTATTTACCATTTTTGCCAGAGTCTCCTTGGGATCAAGTAATGGCATTGCCTTACCATCTATATGTTATATCTACACAAGTACCTAATATGCCTATTCAAAATATGGAAGGAACTCTATTTATATTAGTTGTTATAACTATTGGATTTAACCTTTTAGGTGCAGCTGTAAGATATAAGTTTAATAAAAAATCATAG
- the pstB gene encoding phosphate ABC transporter ATP-binding protein PstB encodes MNKDDIRILVKDFNFYYGDFHALKDINMEIQKNKVTALIGPSGCGKSTFLRSINRMNDLIENVKYEGQILFDGKNIFDKSYDIVDLRKNIGMVFQKPNPFPKTIYENIVYAPKLHGEKNRDKLDEIVENSLKSVALWDEVKDKLHKSALGLSGGQQQRLCIARAISVNPEILLMDEPTSALDPISTAKIEELIGELEKKYSIIIVTHNMQQASRISEYTGFFYQGVLEEFDKTELMFTTPKKKKTEDYITGKFG; translated from the coding sequence ATGAATAAAGATGATATTAGAATTCTCGTAAAAGATTTCAATTTCTATTATGGAGATTTTCATGCTTTAAAAGATATAAATATGGAAATTCAAAAAAATAAAGTAACAGCTCTAATAGGTCCATCTGGATGTGGAAAATCGACATTTTTAAGATCTATCAATAGAATGAATGACCTTATTGAAAATGTAAAATATGAAGGACAAATTCTATTTGACGGAAAAAATATTTTTGATAAATCTTATGATATTGTTGATCTTAGAAAAAATATCGGAATGGTTTTCCAAAAACCTAATCCATTTCCAAAAACAATATATGAAAACATAGTATACGCTCCAAAATTACACGGTGAAAAAAACAGAGATAAGTTAGACGAAATCGTTGAAAATTCTTTGAAATCAGTAGCTTTATGGGACGAAGTAAAAGACAAGCTTCATAAATCTGCTCTAGGTCTTTCAGGTGGACAACAACAAAGACTTTGTATTGCAAGAGCAATTTCAGTAAATCCTGAAATCTTACTAATGGACGAACCAACTTCAGCTCTTGATCCTATATCAACTGCAAAAATAGAGGAGCTTATAGGAGAACTTGAAAAAAAATATAGCATTATAATAGTTACACATAATATGCAACAAGCTTCAAGAATATCTGAGTATACTGGATTTTTCTATCAAGGTGTACTAGAAGAATTTGATAAAACTGAGCTTATGTTTACTACTCCAAAAAAGAAAAAAACAGAAGATTATATAACTGGAAAATTTGGATAA
- a CDS encoding phosphate signaling complex PhoU family protein: MKNLQESLEGLHEHYLELLKNVNRVLDVNVEMLKNQKLDFGLYGECVVVEDVINALEVRIKDDAIISIARFQPAAVNLRLLIMMINSARLLERMGDLLKANFSIIKDIERNSPHIAKYLQSMLYPMVLKIKNIFEMYVKAVIDNDEKALYLLLTRDEEIDEISHQNMNSLTELMKASPDNVQGGTDLVLLNKNYERFSDHVMHLVVDLVYILKGENLRKIELLEEKKLSKK, encoded by the coding sequence ATGAAAAATTTACAAGAAAGTTTAGAAGGACTTCACGAACATTATCTTGAACTTTTAAAAAATGTAAATAGAGTTTTAGATGTCAATGTAGAAATGCTTAAAAATCAAAAACTTGATTTTGGTCTTTATGGAGAATGTGTTGTTGTTGAAGATGTCATAAATGCTTTAGAAGTAAGAATCAAAGATGATGCTATTATCTCTATAGCTAGATTCCAACCTGCTGCTGTAAATTTAAGACTTCTTATTATGATGATAAATAGTGCAAGACTTCTTGAAAGAATGGGAGATTTATTAAAAGCAAATTTCTCAATCATTAAAGATATTGAAAGAAATTCTCCACATATAGCAAAATATCTTCAAAGCATGCTATATCCAATGGTGCTTAAAATTAAAAACATTTTTGAAATGTATGTAAAAGCTGTAATAGATAATGATGAAAAAGCTCTATATCTTTTACTAACTCGTGATGAAGAGATAGATGAAATATCTCATCAAAATATGAATTCTTTAACTGAACTTATGAAAGCATCACCTGACAATGTACAAGGTGGAACAGATCTAGTTCTTTTAAACAAAAACTATGAAAGATTTTCAGACCATGTTATGCATCTTGTTGTAGACTTAGTATATATACTAAAAGGTGAAAATCTTAGAAAAATTGAGCTGCTTGAGGAGAAGAAATTGAGTAAAAAATAG
- the panF gene encoding sodium/pantothenate symporter yields MTLMPIILYLGVMLLIAYKVNNIKQNSANFTEEYFIGSRKMGGFVLAMTIIASYVGASSFIGGPGVAYKLGLGWVLLACIQVPTAFFTLGIIGKKMAIISRRIKGVTIIDLLRVRYKSDAVVIISSITMLVFFIGSIVAQFVGGARLFESVTGYPYIIGLIIFSSVVIAYTSFGGFRAVAITDAIQGVIMLIATAVLFFVILKKGHGMENIMRTIARNSPQMLTPGSSGNIAKPFIMSFWVLVGIGLLGYPSTAVRCMGFKDSKSLHRAMIIGTSVVGILMLGMHLIGVMGMAIEPDIAVGDKIIPILALKNLNPIVAGIFIGGPLAAIMSTVDSLLIMTSATIVKDLYLYYINKNADTKKVKKLSFFVSLGFGALVFLLALNPPDLLVWINLLAFAGLESTFFCPIIFGLFWRKANSTGAILSMIFGFIVFILLTVTKSSIMGMHNIVPVLAVNIFVFIIGSFFGKKTDENTLKIFFEL; encoded by the coding sequence ATGACTCTTATGCCAATAATCCTTTATCTAGGGGTAATGTTATTAATTGCATATAAAGTTAATAATATAAAACAAAATAGTGCAAATTTTACAGAAGAATATTTCATAGGAAGTCGTAAGATGGGAGGATTTGTCCTTGCTATGACAATAATTGCTTCCTATGTAGGAGCTAGTTCTTTTATTGGGGGACCAGGAGTTGCTTATAAATTGGGTCTTGGTTGGGTACTTCTTGCATGTATTCAAGTACCAACAGCATTTTTTACTTTGGGAATAATAGGAAAGAAAATGGCTATTATTTCGCGGAGGATAAAAGGTGTAACGATAATTGATTTACTAAGAGTTAGATATAAAAGTGATGCAGTAGTTATAATCTCATCAATAACAATGTTAGTTTTTTTTATAGGATCAATAGTAGCACAGTTTGTTGGTGGTGCAAGATTATTTGAAAGTGTAACAGGGTACCCATATATAATAGGTCTTATAATATTTTCTTCTGTTGTAATTGCGTATACATCTTTTGGTGGATTTAGAGCAGTTGCAATTACTGATGCTATACAAGGTGTTATTATGTTAATAGCAACAGCAGTGTTATTTTTTGTAATTTTAAAAAAGGGACACGGAATGGAAAATATTATGAGAACAATAGCTAGAAATTCACCTCAGATGTTAACTCCTGGTTCTAGTGGGAATATAGCAAAGCCATTTATAATGTCTTTTTGGGTATTGGTTGGAATAGGACTTTTAGGATATCCCTCAACAGCTGTTAGATGTATGGGATTTAAAGATAGTAAATCTTTACATAGAGCTATGATTATAGGAACATCAGTAGTTGGAATTTTAATGCTTGGAATGCACTTAATAGGAGTTATGGGAATGGCAATAGAGCCAGATATAGCAGTTGGAGATAAAATAATTCCTATATTAGCTTTAAAAAATTTAAATCCTATTGTAGCTGGAATATTTATAGGTGGTCCTTTAGCAGCTATTATGTCAACTGTAGATTCGCTTTTAATTATGACTTCAGCTACTATAGTAAAAGATTTATATCTATATTATATCAATAAAAATGCAGATACTAAAAAAGTCAAAAAATTATCTTTTTTTGTTTCTTTGGGATTTGGAGCCTTAGTATTTTTACTTGCATTAAACCCACCAGATCTTCTTGTATGGATTAATCTTTTAGCATTTGCAGGACTTGAATCAACATTCTTTTGTCCTATTATATTTGGTTTATTTTGGAGAAAAGCCAATTCAACAGGTGCTATATTATCTATGATTTTTGGATTTATAGTTTTTATATTACTTACAGTTACAAAATCTAGTATTATGGGAATGCATAATATAGTCCCAGTTTTAGCAGTAAATATTTTTGTATTTATAATTGGATCATTCTTTGGAAAAAAAACAGATGAAAATACATTGAAAATCTTTTTTGAATTATAA
- a CDS encoding YhdT family protein: MKSRKKQINKEIIVTVVLYLFYFLWWYYFAYVYGNSSDVEHFKYIFGLPEWFFYSCVVGLVVVNILVFILVRIFFKNVSLEEEDDKL, translated from the coding sequence ATGAAAAGCAGAAAAAAACAGATTAACAAAGAGATAATTGTTACTGTTGTTCTTTATCTCTTCTATTTTTTATGGTGGTATTATTTTGCCTATGTTTATGGAAACAGTAGTGATGTAGAGCATTTTAAATATATATTTGGATTGCCAGAGTGGTTTTTTTACTCTTGTGTAGTTGGTCTTGTAGTTGTAAATATTTTAGTATTTATTTTAGTGAGAATATTTTTTAAAAATGTATCCTTAGAAGAGGAGGATGATAAGCTGTGA
- a CDS encoding toxin-antitoxin system YwqK family antitoxin, producing MKKPGILLIIMMTILLMGCNVDNPSFIEKGYDKIMQISGNPVTNHFKVEFRDGQKCFYYKDLPVSGWVETFNSVGIKSSDINYTRGIPNGEFIFYNESGKKYLKAALIREGNIYVGKIFIGYDDKEKIELNGKFKLTFDWITDPEVRIGDRSPEVFARDVFQQFCIDGEIENDILFHGVIKNGVKSGKWLEKYDDGQQLKYERNYTNGVKDGFWAEYTQDGNVLCKGNYINGVKSGYWEEKDDDLYRSEKGTYLNGKKNGYWEETVGGVYRTGNYIQGLKQGIWQEKFFSPGNSSLYIGEYDNGVQKGIWKYFEDGYLQREDNYGK from the coding sequence ATGAAAAAACCTGGGATATTACTTATAATTATGATGACAATTTTATTGATGGGATGTAACGTGGACAATCCTTCATTTATTGAAAAAGGATACGATAAAATTATGCAAATATCCGGAAATCCAGTAACAAATCACTTTAAAGTAGAGTTCAGAGATGGGCAAAAATGTTTTTACTATAAGGATTTACCTGTGTCTGGTTGGGTAGAAACTTTTAATTCTGTTGGAATAAAATCTTCTGACATAAATTATACTAGAGGAATTCCTAATGGGGAATTTATATTTTACAATGAAAGTGGAAAAAAGTATTTAAAAGCAGCATTAATAAGAGAAGGAAATATATATGTTGGAAAGATTTTTATAGGTTATGATGATAAAGAAAAAATAGAACTTAATGGTAAATTTAAATTAACTTTTGATTGGATTACTGATCCAGAAGTTAGAATTGGGGATCGATCACCTGAGGTATTTGCTAGAGATGTTTTTCAACAATTTTGTATTGATGGTGAAATAGAAAATGATATCCTATTTCATGGAGTTATAAAAAATGGTGTAAAATCGGGAAAATGGTTAGAAAAATATGATGATGGACAACAATTAAAATACGAAAGAAATTACACAAATGGTGTTAAAGATGGTTTTTGGGCAGAATACACTCAAGATGGAAATGTTCTGTGTAAAGGAAATTATATAAATGGAGTAAAATCTGGATATTGGGAAGAAAAAGATGATGACCTTTATAGAAGTGAAAAAGGAACATATTTAAATGGAAAGAAAAATGGATATTGGGAAGAGACAGTTGGTGGAGTTTATCGAACGGGTAACTATATTCAAGGGTTAAAACAAGGAATATGGCAAGAAAAATTTTTCTCTCCAGGAAATTCTTCTTTATACATAGGAGAATATGATAATGGAGTACAAAAGGGAATATGGAAATATTTCGAAGATGGTTATCTTCAAAGAGAGGATAATTACGGAAAGTAG
- a CDS encoding ROK family transcriptional regulator, whose product MNIKLDSLKKINTGIILKALKKSDMTRVELQKYTELAAGTVSNLIKELVADKVILETDIEKNKERGRKGTVLSLNSNYKYIIGMKINRGVIIGSLNSIDGEMLQELSLDIGGKEEIQVTKCIVKIYELLKQNREILGVGIAFPGQIDSLKGIVRYSSFYKWENIHLIEKLQSFIDVPVFLENDVRAMTLAEKEFFDKEFRNLLYINIDKGISAGIIINGSLLFGDNFIAGQIGHTFIENNNKQCSCGKIGCLETISSNTAILGEYSNRLNLNSCDITIESFIEKIRENDDIAHDIFDHSVYALAIAISNISNTFNISNLVIGGEVLKLDLTLKILDNYLQKLCLPYVYENLTIKKSHFNHRNNTIGGVSVVLNKFFEGEII is encoded by the coding sequence TTGAATATTAAGTTAGATTCACTAAAAAAAATAAATACTGGAATAATATTAAAAGCATTAAAAAAAAGTGATATGACAAGGGTAGAATTACAAAAATATACTGAGTTAGCTGCAGGAACTGTTTCAAATTTAATAAAAGAATTAGTTGCAGATAAAGTTATATTAGAAACAGATATAGAAAAAAATAAAGAAAGAGGCAGAAAAGGGACTGTTCTTTCTTTGAACAGCAATTATAAGTATATTATTGGTATGAAAATTAATAGGGGAGTTATTATAGGTTCTTTAAATTCTATTGATGGAGAAATGTTACAAGAATTATCTCTAGATATAGGTGGTAAGGAAGAAATACAAGTTACAAAGTGTATAGTTAAAATTTATGAATTATTAAAACAGAATAGAGAAATACTAGGGGTGGGTATAGCTTTTCCTGGACAAATTGACTCTTTAAAGGGAATAGTTAGATATTCATCTTTTTATAAATGGGAAAATATCCATTTAATAGAAAAATTACAATCTTTTATAGACGTACCGGTGTTTTTAGAAAATGATGTTAGAGCAATGACCTTAGCTGAAAAAGAGTTTTTTGATAAAGAATTTAGAAATCTTTTGTATATAAATATTGATAAAGGAATATCAGCTGGAATTATAATAAATGGTTCTCTTTTATTTGGAGATAATTTTATAGCGGGCCAAATAGGACATACATTTATTGAAAATAATAATAAACAGTGTAGTTGCGGAAAAATTGGTTGTTTGGAGACTATATCTTCAAATACAGCTATTTTAGGAGAATATTCAAATAGGTTAAATTTAAACAGTTGTGATATAACAATTGAAAGTTTTATTGAAAAAATTAGAGAAAATGATGATATTGCACATGATATATTTGATCATAGTGTATATGCATTAGCAATTGCAATTAGTAATATATCTAACACTTTTAATATATCTAATTTAGTTATAGGTGGAGAGGTTTTAAAGCTTGACTTAACTTTAAAAATATTAGATAATTATTTGCAAAAGCTATGTTTACCATATGTCTATGAAAATTTAACAATAAAAAAATCTCATTTTAACCATAGAAATAATACAATAGGTGGAGTAAGTGTTGTTTTGAATAAGTTTTTCGAAGGTGAAATCATATAA
- the nagE gene encoding N-acetylglucosamine-specific PTS transporter subunit IIBC: MKKINVFSKLQLLGKSLMLPIAVLPVAALLLRFGSPDMLNLSFVKSAGNAVFANLSVLFAIGIAFGIAHSNHGAAALAGAISYFVIEAGAKSINGDIKMGVFSGIIAGIVAGNCYNKFKDIKVPEWLGFFGGRRFVPIISALFSVIISGILGYVFPIVQKALDTFGMWMTKSGEFGLFIYGFLQRLLIPFGLHHVLNSIVRFMFGEYTDPAGKVFIGDQVRFFAGDPTAGIYMAGAFIVMMFGLPGAAFAIYKCAKTTRQKEIVGVLISVALTSFLTGITEPIEFLFIFSAPILFVLHSIYMGLAYAVTNYFGILHGFGFSAGLIDYILNFKLATKPLLILPIGVGFFFLYYFTFSFLIKKMNYPTLGRESEDSNTVEEIKNTDENSKINCFIEALGGKDNFITADSCITRLRLDLKDRTIIDEEMLKSLGAKGVMKPGQTSVQVILGTSAERIANGIKEKLR, from the coding sequence ATGAAAAAAATTAATGTGTTTTCTAAATTACAATTATTAGGAAAATCTTTAATGCTACCAATTGCTGTATTGCCAGTTGCTGCATTACTTTTAAGATTTGGATCTCCAGATATGTTAAATTTATCTTTTGTTAAGTCTGCAGGAAATGCAGTATTTGCAAATTTAAGTGTTTTATTTGCTATAGGAATAGCTTTTGGAATAGCTCATAGTAATCATGGAGCAGCAGCTCTTGCTGGAGCTATAAGTTATTTTGTAATAGAAGCAGGTGCAAAATCTATAAATGGTGATATTAAAATGGGGGTATTTTCTGGTATTATTGCTGGAATAGTTGCTGGTAATTGCTACAATAAGTTTAAAGATATAAAAGTTCCTGAATGGTTGGGATTCTTTGGTGGTAGAAGATTTGTTCCCATTATTTCTGCTCTTTTTAGTGTAATTATTTCAGGTATTTTAGGATATGTTTTTCCTATTGTTCAAAAAGCTCTAGATACTTTTGGTATGTGGATGACTAAATCTGGAGAATTTGGGCTTTTCATATATGGTTTTCTTCAAAGACTTCTTATTCCATTTGGATTACACCACGTATTAAATTCTATAGTAAGATTTATGTTTGGTGAATATACCGATCCTGCAGGAAAAGTATTTATTGGAGATCAAGTGAGATTTTTTGCCGGAGATCCAACAGCAGGTATATATATGGCTGGAGCATTTATTGTAATGATGTTTGGACTTCCAGGAGCAGCCTTTGCTATATATAAATGTGCTAAAACAACAAGACAAAAAGAAATTGTTGGAGTTTTAATTTCTGTTGCTTTGACATCTTTTTTAACTGGAATTACTGAACCAATTGAATTTTTATTTATATTTAGTGCTCCCATATTATTTGTTCTTCACTCTATATATATGGGACTTGCTTATGCTGTTACCAATTACTTTGGTATTCTACATGGATTTGGATTTTCTGCAGGATTAATTGACTATATTTTAAATTTCAAACTTGCCACTAAACCACTTCTTATTCTTCCAATTGGAGTAGGATTTTTCTTCTTATACTACTTTACTTTCTCATTTTTAATAAAAAAAATGAACTATCCTACTTTAGGAAGAGAAAGTGAAGATTCCAATACTGTAGAAGAAATTAAAAATACAGATGAAAATAGCAAGATAAATTGTTTTATTGAGGCATTAGGTGGTAAAGATAACTTTATCACTGCAGACTCATGTATTACAAGACTCAGACTTGATCTTAAAGATAGAACTATTATAGATGAAGAAATGTTAAAATCTCTTGGAGCCAAAGGCGTTATGAAACCAGGACAAACAAGTGTTCAAGTAATATTAGGAACAAGTGCCGAAAGAATAGCTAACGGAATAAAAGAAAAACTAAGATAA
- a CDS encoding DUF3604 domain-containing protein has product MKLLWCDLHANIHSEQLKDINTWYEFAKEMTDFWPIAYYPFHMRRDSTGIGLEDILEKEKRDADWEYIRKFVMEKSNSNYLLFMGYEWQGAGLDGDHNVFYKNLDEKLYAPLRYSELTDKLPLNEAIAIPHHLAYALGHRGKNWSTHNSLYSPFVEIYSSHGSSESDTTEIHMGRHIHMGPRTSGTDVLSGLKTGNIVGIIASGDNHVVPAMYGHGLMACYANNYTRNGIFDAFLNRRVYGVTGSKTKLYYDLNDNIMGSIIKPSKDNKYYATVDVECGNAIDRIEFIRNGIAEHTYVHNGTWEYKDLKDEIKFKFRVDFGWGPDLKIYPDIQSKHWEGEITTEGKIISVEKIWTNPGQKINYQDDKKCNFSLLTKKTTQTGKWMGVSGVQTEGFIFEIKADIDSIITFKIDNKIFKYTVRDILSGTKLNGFVEEAIQLAKDRFGFDSYYRSDPFWHNAYKFKINQGFPEIAYKKRVSHTFDGLKTENQDFFMVKIHQKNGEVAWASPVWVRK; this is encoded by the coding sequence ATGAAATTATTATGGTGTGATTTACATGCTAATATTCATTCAGAGCAATTAAAAGATATTAATACTTGGTATGAATTTGCAAAAGAAATGACAGATTTTTGGCCTATAGCTTATTATCCTTTTCATATGAGACGTGATTCTACTGGAATTGGATTAGAAGACATATTAGAAAAAGAAAAAAGAGATGCAGATTGGGAATATATTAGAAAATTTGTTATGGAAAAATCTAATTCAAATTATCTTTTATTTATGGGATATGAATGGCAAGGAGCAGGATTAGATGGAGATCACAATGTTTTTTATAAAAATTTAGATGAAAAACTTTATGCTCCACTTAGATATAGTGAACTTACTGATAAACTTCCATTGAATGAAGCTATAGCTATTCCACATCACTTGGCATACGCCCTAGGACATAGAGGTAAAAACTGGTCAACTCACAATAGTCTATACTCCCCTTTTGTTGAAATATACTCATCTCACGGAAGTTCTGAAAGTGATACAACTGAAATTCATATGGGAAGACATATTCATATGGGACCTAGAACTTCAGGAACTGATGTATTAAGTGGATTAAAAACTGGAAATATAGTTGGGATAATTGCCTCTGGTGATAATCATGTGGTTCCTGCTATGTATGGTCATGGTCTTATGGCATGTTATGCTAATAACTACACTAGAAATGGAATCTTTGATGCGTTTTTAAATAGAAGGGTCTATGGGGTTACTGGAAGTAAAACAAAGCTTTACTATGATTTAAATGATAATATAATGGGTAGTATTATAAAACCTAGTAAAGATAATAAATACTACGCTACAGTTGATGTAGAATGTGGGAATGCTATTGATAGAATAGAATTTATTAGAAATGGAATTGCTGAACATACCTATGTGCATAATGGAACTTGGGAATATAAAGATCTTAAAGATGAAATTAAATTTAAATTTAGAGTTGATTTTGGCTGGGGACCTGATCTTAAAATATATCCAGATATTCAATCTAAACACTGGGAAGGAGAAATCACAACAGAAGGAAAAATTATTTCTGTAGAAAAAATATGGACAAATCCTGGTCAAAAAATAAATTACCAAGATGATAAGAAATGCAATTTTTCACTATTAACTAAAAAAACAACACAAACAGGAAAATGGATGGGTGTTTCTGGAGTTCAAACTGAAGGATTTATATTTGAAATTAAAGCAGATATAGATTCAATAATAACTTTTAAAATAGATAATAAAATATTTAAATATACAGTAAGAGATATTTTATCTGGAACAAAGTTAAATGGATTTGTTGAAGAGGCTATTCAACTTGCTAAAGATAGATTTGGATTTGATAGCTATTATAGATCTGATCCTTTCTGGCATAATGCTTACAAATTTAAAATTAATCAAGGATTTCCAGAAATAGCATATAAAAAGAGAGTATCCCATACTTTTGATGGGCTTAAAACAGAAAATCAAGATTTCTTTATGGTAAAAATACACCAAAAAAATGGAGAAGTGGCATGGGCATCTCCTGTATGGGTTAGAAAATAG